The genomic window CCGCGCGGATCACCGAGGCCCTGCACGCCGCGGACCTCCCCGGGGCGGAGGCCGTCGCCGTGCACGGCACGATCTTCCTCGAGGGCTCGGTGCCCGACGAGGACGAGCGCGAGCGCGCGATGAAGATCGCCCGCGCCATCCACGGCGACATCGTCACCCGGCTGGAGTGAGCCCCCACCGACCGGGGGTCCGAAGTACGCCCGAGATCGTGTGATCTGACCCACCGGGGAGTAGATTGCCCCCTCCCGAGGCCAAGCCCCGTGCGTGCCCCCTTCCTGCTGCTGCTGACGCTCTCCCTCGCCTCGCCGGCCCCGGCGAGCGCCGCGGAGGTGCGCCTGACCCTCGAGGAGGCCCTCGCGGAGGTGCGGGAGAAGGGAGAGGGCTGGGAGATCGCGGCCCTGCGGGTGGAGGAGAGCCGGGCGCTGCGGCGCGAGGCGCTCTCACCCCTGCTGCCCTCCCTCTCCCTCGGTGGCAGCGGGGTCTGGAACGGCGTCACCGTGGACATCGGCGGCTCCTCCTTCCGGCCGCGCTACGACTGGGACGCCACGGCCCGCCTCTCCCTCACCCTGGTCGATCCCGCCCTCTACCCCTCCTATCGCGCGGCGGCCCGGCAGACGCGCGCCGCCGAGGCCCGGGCCGCGTGGATCCGGGCCGAGCTCCTCTTCGAGGTCGAGCAGGCCTTCTTCCAGCTCGCCGCCCTGGAGGAGGAGCTCTCCATCGCCCGTCGGGCCGCAGAGCTCCGCGCCACCTACGTCGAGCGCGCCCGCGCCCTCATCGCGAGCGAGCTGGCCCTGCCCATCGACCTGGCGCGGGCCCGGGCCTCGCAGCTGGAGGCCGAGCAGCTGGTGCTGGACGCGGAGGGGAGGCTGGGCAGCGGCGCCGACGCGCTGGCCCTGCTCCTGGGGCGCGCTCCCGACGGCGGCCTCCGGGCGAGCTTCGACACCACCCTCCCACCGGAGCAGCCTCCCGAGGCGGCGCCAGAGGTCCCGCCGGGCGGGCGCGCCGACCTGCGCGGGCTGAAGCTCTCCCTCGAGGCCCGGCGCCTCCAGATCGATCGCCGCTGGTGGTCCCTCTTCCCCGCGCTCTCCCTCTCCGGGCAGGTCGGCCTGGGTGAGCCCTCCTTCACCTCTCCCGACGGCTACTCCGGGTCCATCACCCTCTCCCTGCGCTGGACCCTCTACGATGGCGGCGCCACCTACGCCCTTCTTGCCGCCGAGCGCGCGCGGGCCCGGATCGAGGAGCTCGAGCTCTCCCGGGCGACCCGCCGGGCCGAGGCGGAGATGAGCCGCGCGCGGCGCGACTGGCGCCTCTCCTTCGCCGTCATCGGGGTGGCCACCGAGAAGCTCGAGGCCGCCCGCCAGGCCCACGAGATGGCCCGGGCCCGCTTCGAGGCGGGCACCGCCGACACCATCGAGGTCGACGAGGCCGCCGACGCCCTGCTGCGGGCCGAGGTGGACCTGAACCGCGCGCGCCTGCGCGCCCGCATCGCCCGGGCAGCCTACCTGCACCAGAGCGAGACCGGAGAGCAGAGCCCATGAGATCTTCCCCCGCCCTCCTGCTCCTCGCCTCCCTCTCCCTGACGGCCTGCCCCGCGAAGGAGACGAAGCCCGCCGGCGGCCGGGGTCCCGGTGGCCCGGGCGGGATGCAGGGCAACACCGGCCGGGTGGTCGAGGTCGAGCGGCCGCAGCGGGGCCCCTTCACGGTCAGCGGCCAGTACCCGGGCGAGTTCGTCTCGGACGCCGCGGCGCGGCTCAACTCCGAGGTGGCCGGCACGGTGCGCTCGCTCGAGGCGCGCCTCGGCGACAGGGTCGAGAAGGGGCAGGTGCTCGCCACGGTGGACGCCTTCGACTACCGCTCCCGCGTGCAGGAGCTCGAGGCCGAGATCGCCGTGGGCGAGGCCCAGGTCGAGCAGGCCCGGGTGCAGGCCCGCAACCTCGAGGCCGAGCTCGAGCGCAAGTCCCCCCTGCTCCAGCGCCAGCTGATCACCGAGCGGGAGATCGAGGACCTCCAGGCGAAGGTGAGCGCGGCGCACCAGGCCGAGGCCATCGCCCGCT from Deltaproteobacteria bacterium includes these protein-coding regions:
- a CDS encoding TolC family protein; amino-acid sequence: MRAPFLLLLTLSLASPAPASAAEVRLTLEEALAEVREKGEGWEIAALRVEESRALRREALSPLLPSLSLGGSGVWNGVTVDIGGSSFRPRYDWDATARLSLTLVDPALYPSYRAAARQTRAAEARAAWIRAELLFEVEQAFFQLAALEEELSIARRAAELRATYVERARALIASELALPIDLARARASQLEAEQLVLDAEGRLGSGADALALLLGRAPDGGLRASFDTTLPPEQPPEAAPEVPPGGRADLRGLKLSLEARRLQIDRRWWSLFPALSLSGQVGLGEPSFTSPDGYSGSITLSLRWTLYDGGATYALLAAERARARIEELELSRATRRAEAEMSRARRDWRLSFAVIGVATEKLEAARQAHEMARARFEAGTADTIEVDEAADALLRAEVDLNRARLRARIARAAYLHQSETGEQSP